A region of Cloacibacillus sp. DNA encodes the following proteins:
- a CDS encoding aspartate/glutamate racemase family protein: protein MYVYQKENADKKIMNAQGRYFGGVPIGIILFGVAGYTLPPGSVENATSFKYPVHYKAIPAASIPNVVQPEPHPEVLAQLIEAGKEMELQGCRAIIGACGYFGNYLPMVRKELKVPCFFSSLMQLPMILNSIPENKKVGVICANGNVLPKSNVLKNCGVHDLSRLVIKGGGGSDVPEMTNEILIDSGGYNPKQLERDVVACALQMVEEEPEIAAFMLECTLYPPCSYAVQEAVRMPVYDFITLIDWVQSAVVHRPFFGYI from the coding sequence ATGTACGTTTATCAGAAAGAAAACGCTGACAAAAAAATCATGAATGCGCAGGGTAGATATTTTGGCGGTGTTCCGATTGGTATAATACTGTTTGGTGTGGCAGGTTACACTCTACCACCGGGAAGTGTTGAAAATGCTACTTCATTTAAATATCCGGTTCACTATAAGGCGATTCCTGCGGCTTCCATTCCTAATGTAGTACAGCCAGAACCGCACCCGGAAGTATTAGCACAGCTGATAGAGGCTGGTAAAGAGATGGAGTTGCAGGGGTGTCGTGCTATAATCGGTGCTTGTGGATATTTTGGCAACTATCTCCCGATGGTTCGAAAAGAACTAAAAGTTCCGTGTTTTTTCTCCAGTTTGATGCAGCTTCCCATGATTTTAAACTCTATACCAGAAAATAAAAAAGTTGGAGTAATATGCGCAAACGGAAATGTTTTACCCAAATCGAACGTTTTGAAAAACTGCGGAGTACACGACCTGTCCAGGCTTGTCATTAAAGGCGGCGGCGGTTCGGACGTTCCGGAGATGACAAATGAAATATTGATTGATAGTGGCGGTTATAATCCTAAACAGCTTGAAAGGGACGTTGTTGCATGTGCCCTTCAAATGGTTGAGGAGGAGCCAGAGATTGCTGCGTTCATGCTGGAATGCACACTCTATCCCCCATGTTCATATGCCGTACAGGAAGCCGTCAGGATGCCCGTATATGATTTTATAACACTCATAGATTGGGTCCAGAGTGCGGTCGTCCACCGTCCGTTCTTCGGTTATATCTAA
- a CDS encoding corrinoid protein, whose product MSKQEMLGKIIAALMDQDRTETNALVDKALENGVTPMEVLNEGLAAGLQELGVLFAEEEVFLPELLLAAEITTDIMKRLQDKFEAEDTKIEKRGTVLLATVEGDVHDIGKSLVGMIMNASGYNIIDAGKDVPNKKMIELVKEHKPDIVGLSSLLSTTMPAQQEFIEMAKEAGIRDQIKVIVGGAPVSRDWANKIGADGYAEDASGTVIEADMLLGLK is encoded by the coding sequence ATGAGTAAACAGGAAATGCTGGGCAAAATCATCGCGGCGTTGATGGACCAGGACCGTACGGAGACGAATGCGTTGGTGGACAAAGCTCTGGAAAATGGCGTGACGCCGATGGAAGTCCTGAACGAGGGGTTGGCTGCCGGATTGCAGGAACTTGGCGTCCTCTTTGCCGAGGAGGAGGTATTCCTGCCGGAATTGCTGTTGGCTGCGGAGATCACAACCGACATAATGAAACGCCTCCAAGATAAATTTGAAGCGGAAGATACTAAAATCGAAAAGCGCGGGACGGTGCTTCTGGCAACTGTCGAGGGTGACGTGCACGATATCGGAAAGAGCCTTGTAGGCATGATAATGAACGCCTCTGGATATAACATTATCGACGCTGGGAAAGACGTGCCTAACAAAAAGATGATTGAGCTGGTAAAGGAACATAAGCCTGACATCGTAGGACTTTCGTCACTGCTTTCGACGACGATGCCAGCGCAGCAGGAATTCATCGAAATGGCTAAAGAGGCTGGTATAAGAGACCAGATAAAGGTAATCGTTGGCGGTGCTCCGGTATCGCGCGACTGGGCAAACAAGATCGGAGCCGACGGCTACGCGGAGGATGCCTCAGGTACGGTAATCGAAGCAGATATGCTGCTTGGGCTGAAATAA